A stretch of the Candidatus Limnocylindrales bacterium genome encodes the following:
- the folP gene encoding dihydropteroate synthase — protein sequence MSVTIFGIVNLTEDSFSDGGRFLQPEAAIDHALRLRADGADVIDLGPASSAPEAREVSAQEEIERLAPVMAELSRHGVAVSVDSWRTQTQRYALGAGAAYLNDIRGFDDAAFHSELAASTARLVVMHSVQRGPRATREVTDAAAVLRGIEEFFAARVAALETAGIDRARLVLDPGMGLFLGADPEPSVLVLRRVGELRARHGCDVMISVSRKSVVGRLAGGRGIHERAAASLAAELFAVERGATFIRTHEPRMLRDALTVLSALSEKA from the coding sequence ATGTCCGTCACCATCTTCGGCATCGTCAATCTGACCGAGGACTCCTTCTCGGACGGGGGACGCTTCCTGCAGCCGGAGGCGGCGATCGACCATGCGCTGAGGCTGCGCGCGGACGGCGCCGACGTCATCGATCTCGGACCTGCGTCCAGCGCCCCCGAGGCGCGCGAGGTATCGGCGCAGGAAGAGATCGAACGGCTCGCGCCGGTGATGGCCGAATTGTCACGCCACGGGGTGGCCGTCAGCGTCGATTCGTGGCGCACGCAGACGCAGCGGTACGCGCTCGGCGCCGGCGCAGCCTACCTCAACGACATCCGCGGCTTCGACGATGCCGCTTTCCATTCCGAGCTGGCTGCTTCGACGGCGCGTCTGGTGGTGATGCATTCGGTCCAGCGCGGCCCGCGCGCAACTCGCGAGGTGACGGACGCGGCTGCGGTGCTGCGCGGCATCGAGGAGTTCTTCGCGGCGCGCGTGGCCGCGCTCGAGACGGCGGGCATCGACCGCGCGCGTCTCGTGCTCGATCCTGGAATGGGCCTGTTCCTGGGAGCGGATCCGGAGCCGTCGGTTCTCGTGCTGCGGCGCGTGGGCGAGCTGCGCGCGCGTCATGGCTGCGACGTCATGATCTCGGTGTCGCGCAAGTCCGTGGTCGGGCGCCTTGCCGGCGGGCGCGGCATCCACGAGCGCGCGGCGGCCTCGCTGGCGGCCGAGCTCTTCGCGGTCGAGCGGGGCGCCACCTTCATCCGCACGCACGAGCCCCGCATGCTGCGCGATGCGCTCACGGTGCTCTCGGCGCTGTCGGAGAAGGCATGA
- a CDS encoding saccharopine dehydrogenase NADP-binding domain-containing protein → MDRLLVLGATGYTGRLVVSALERLEQPYVLGGRNRVALEEMAAALPSRPDVRVADAGDGASVAQALGGMRAVINTVGPFTMLGMPVVRAAVDMGVHYVDTTGEQTFQMQVYESLHRRAVSTGATVITGAAFEYTFSYLGAALLHERCGPLLTVSSYHFTDGFRPSTGTALSALGMIGERFVAFRDGRLAPMPTSWTARRVMFPGERDPFWAAPFPGGDAVMLPLDIASLQSASCYVLLPRAAAAGLALATKAQPAARRMMGDRMRRLAARGIARWMAPPPPGERENASWIVFVHAQSPSGSHLCRMSGADVYATSGATAALTATWLVRGRGRDAGVMTTGKALPAMDMLDALRTFGVRWELR, encoded by the coding sequence ATGGATCGGCTGCTCGTACTCGGCGCCACCGGCTACACCGGGCGTCTGGTGGTTTCCGCGCTCGAGCGACTCGAGCAACCCTACGTTCTGGGCGGACGCAATCGCGTCGCGCTCGAGGAGATGGCCGCGGCGCTGCCTTCGCGTCCGGACGTGCGCGTGGCCGACGCCGGCGACGGTGCATCGGTAGCGCAGGCGCTCGGCGGCATGCGCGCCGTCATCAACACCGTCGGGCCCTTCACGATGCTCGGCATGCCGGTGGTGCGGGCGGCCGTGGACATGGGCGTCCATTACGTCGACACCACGGGCGAACAGACATTCCAGATGCAGGTGTACGAGAGCCTGCACCGGCGCGCCGTCAGCACGGGCGCGACCGTCATCACTGGCGCGGCCTTCGAGTACACGTTCAGCTATCTCGGCGCGGCACTGCTTCACGAGCGGTGCGGGCCGCTGCTGACCGTCAGCTCCTATCACTTCACCGATGGCTTCCGGCCGAGCACCGGCACGGCGCTGTCGGCGCTCGGCATGATCGGCGAGCGATTCGTCGCGTTCCGCGACGGACGGCTGGCGCCGATGCCGACGTCGTGGACGGCGCGGCGCGTGATGTTTCCGGGCGAGCGCGATCCGTTCTGGGCCGCGCCGTTCCCGGGCGGCGATGCGGTGATGCTGCCGCTCGACATCGCCAGCCTCCAGTCCGCCAGCTGCTACGTGCTGCTGCCGCGTGCGGCGGCGGCGGGGCTGGCGCTGGCCACCAAGGCGCAGCCGGCGGCGCGCCGAATGATGGGAGATCGCATGCGCAGGCTCGCCGCCAGGGGCATCGCCCGGTGGATGGCTCCGCCGCCGCCGGGCGAGCGCGAAAATGCGTCGTGGATCGTGTTCGTTCACGCTCAGTCGCCGAGCGGAAGTCATCTGTGCCGCATGAGCGGCGCGGACGTCTATGCGACTTCGGGTGCAACCGCCGCGCTGACGGCGACGTGGCTCGTGCGCGGCCGCGGCCGCGATGCCGGCGTCATGACCACCGGCAAGGCGCTGCCGGCGATGGACATGCTCGATGCCCTACGGACGTTCGGCGTGCGCTGGGAGCTGCGCTGA
- a CDS encoding YqgE/AlgH family protein, translating into MIGELRVAPGLLIAMPQLRDPNFHRSVVLMIEHQHEGSFGLVVNRPTRVPVGELLKAIEVEWQGPKKDVAWSGGPVQPETGWILHEYVEGLSGKGTQEVMPGLYMSSAPDALKVLAAQPPRRLRFLLGYSGWGPSQLERELTETAWINSDVNADFLFDTPPEDMWEAALRRLGVSPTTLAPASGVH; encoded by the coding sequence ATGATAGGGGAGCTTCGGGTCGCACCTGGTCTGCTGATCGCGATGCCTCAGCTTCGCGATCCCAACTTCCACCGCTCGGTCGTGCTCATGATCGAGCATCAGCACGAAGGCTCGTTCGGCCTCGTCGTCAACCGGCCCACCCGCGTTCCGGTCGGCGAGCTGCTCAAGGCCATCGAGGTCGAGTGGCAGGGGCCGAAGAAGGACGTGGCCTGGTCCGGCGGGCCGGTGCAGCCGGAAACCGGCTGGATCCTGCACGAGTATGTCGAAGGGCTCAGCGGCAAGGGCACGCAGGAGGTGATGCCGGGGCTGTACATGTCCTCGGCGCCCGATGCGCTCAAGGTGCTGGCCGCGCAGCCGCCGCGGCGCCTGCGCTTCCTGCTCGGCTACTCGGGTTGGGGCCCCTCGCAGCTCGAACGCGAGCTGACCGAGACGGCCTGGATCAACAGCGACGTCAACGCCGATTTCCTCTTCGACACGCCGCCGGAGGACATGTGGGAGGCGGCGCTTCGGCGTCTCGGCGTTTCTCCGACGACGCTCGCGCCGGCCTCGGGCGTTCACTAG
- a CDS encoding right-handed parallel beta-helix repeat-containing protein: MTSLNRRASIWSKMAAVAASAAVATLSLPPSAAAVDGVIEVNQASVEAGDGFPIQLIDGSYRLTSNLVVPVGTTGVVLSNATLDLNGFAIIGPGTCTLQVPYDATSIICTSGSGYGISIQGGSTLRNGRIRGFASGGIYTDTQYYNSVTIEDVHVVGNGGPGITLYQGVVRDSHIEGNGGDGITNCACGAANLGTIIERNVVVFNKGNGIKVSGLIRDNRIDYNGIAGIISSGGSPMRVNGNMIYRNKGFGINASGGGSYWGNHLEGNNANGAQTSGTLADMGANDD, translated from the coding sequence ATGACGAGCCTGAACCGGCGCGCATCCATCTGGTCGAAAATGGCAGCCGTGGCGGCCTCGGCGGCCGTGGCGACACTTTCACTGCCGCCTTCGGCAGCCGCCGTCGACGGCGTCATCGAGGTCAATCAGGCTTCGGTCGAAGCCGGTGACGGTTTCCCGATCCAGCTCATCGACGGAAGCTACCGGCTGACGAGCAACCTGGTCGTGCCGGTGGGGACGACCGGCGTCGTCCTTTCGAACGCGACGCTGGACCTGAACGGCTTCGCGATCATCGGTCCCGGCACCTGCACGCTGCAGGTTCCCTACGACGCCACCAGCATCATCTGCACCTCCGGATCGGGCTACGGCATCTCCATCCAGGGTGGCTCGACGTTGCGCAACGGCCGCATCCGCGGCTTCGCCTCGGGCGGCATCTACACGGACACGCAGTACTACAACAGCGTTACCATCGAGGACGTTCACGTGGTGGGGAACGGCGGGCCGGGCATAACGTTGTATCAAGGTGTCGTGCGCGACAGCCACATCGAAGGCAACGGTGGCGACGGGATCACCAACTGCGCCTGCGGTGCCGCCAACCTCGGCACGATCATCGAGCGCAACGTCGTGGTCTTCAACAAGGGCAACGGCATCAAGGTCAGCGGGCTGATCCGAGACAACCGCATCGACTACAACGGCATCGCGGGAATCATCAGCTCCGGCGGCAGCCCAATGCGGGTCAACGGCAACATGATCTATCGCAACAAGGGGTTCGGCATCAACGCCAGCGGCGGCGGCAGCTACTGGGGCAACCATCTGGAAGGCAACAACGCCAACGGAGCGCAGACCAGCGGGACACTTGCCGACATGGGCGCCAACGACGACTGA
- a CDS encoding TIGR03560 family F420-dependent LLM class oxidoreductase, whose amino-acid sequence MEYGVLVPQGWRLDLTGVQGDAEKWRTCDRVIRGLDEAGWQSLWVFDHFHTFPRKQVEATFEAWTMMANMAAITSRARIGQLVTCNEYRHPAYLAKIAACVDVMSGGRLDLGIGAGWFAEEFEAFGYDFRTIGARLKRLGESLEILRRLWGPEETVTFEGKHFKLVDAICQPRPLQSPRIPIVIGGRGEKVLLRLVARYADVWNYNGSQDEFPRYKKILQEHCLAVGRDFDEIKITAMSGGIAFDDDAEKERFFTRIQTQGFNPDSLLGFVACHGTRERCAEVLSAWKGMGVHGIVFFFNDIASFGSGDSQAEIFRRDILSQV is encoded by the coding sequence ATGGAATACGGCGTACTCGTACCGCAAGGATGGCGTCTCGATCTCACCGGCGTGCAGGGCGACGCCGAGAAATGGCGGACGTGCGATCGAGTCATCCGCGGCCTCGACGAGGCGGGATGGCAGTCGCTGTGGGTGTTCGACCACTTCCATACGTTTCCGCGCAAGCAGGTGGAGGCGACCTTCGAAGCATGGACGATGATGGCCAACATGGCCGCGATCACGTCGCGCGCGCGCATCGGCCAGCTGGTCACGTGCAACGAGTACCGCCACCCTGCCTACCTGGCCAAGATCGCCGCCTGCGTGGACGTGATGAGCGGCGGGCGCCTGGATCTCGGCATCGGCGCCGGGTGGTTCGCCGAGGAGTTCGAGGCGTTCGGCTACGACTTTCGCACCATCGGCGCGCGCCTGAAGCGGCTCGGTGAGTCGCTCGAGATCCTGCGCCGCCTCTGGGGCCCCGAGGAGACGGTGACGTTCGAAGGCAAGCACTTCAAGCTCGTGGATGCGATCTGCCAGCCGCGTCCTCTGCAGAGCCCGCGCATCCCCATCGTCATCGGCGGGCGCGGCGAGAAGGTGCTGCTGCGTCTCGTGGCCAGGTACGCGGACGTGTGGAACTACAACGGCAGCCAGGACGAGTTCCCGCGCTACAAGAAGATCCTGCAGGAGCATTGCCTGGCGGTGGGCCGCGACTTCGATGAGATCAAGATCACGGCGATGTCGGGCGGCATCGCCTTCGACGACGACGCGGAGAAGGAACGCTTCTTCACGCGCATCCAGACCCAGGGCTTCAACCCCGACAGCCTGCTCGGCTTCGTGGCCTGCCACGGCACGCGCGAGCGCTGCGCCGAGGTACTGTCGGCGTGGAAGGGCATGGGCGTGCACGGCATCGTCTTCTTCTTCAACGACATCGCCTCCTTCGGCAGCGGCGACTCCCAGGCGGAGATCTTCCGTCGCGACATCCTTTCCCAAGTCTGA
- a CDS encoding glycosyltransferase produces the protein MRILHWTELYRPHIGEVELLTEHLIGALHARGHENVVVTSHTSAPLRDEEQRGPARIHRFRFQHALVAHDGAAVDDLRRRVCELLSAIAPDVVHVHTLRPSLLFLEAAGSGPWSTIVTAYDAQAASAALAARALTRADAVAATSQGGLATLRRLVPTLPDTAITVPIGLPASTRRVAAREAGPLIVAAGRLAPDEGFELLLRAMPIVLRVFPQARLQIAGDGRDRARLTALIEELRIGQDVELLGWQSQARTEAMLARATVVVVPARRGDALGLTALQAAQLGRPVVATACGALPEIVHDGVTGAIVPKAQSNPLAWAIIELLAHPDRALRMGAAAAERAARDLSMPAMVNAYEDLYAHVSRERRRRASNALSHRPVLVWEGPLSGYSALSYSNAAICNALLQMQAVDLRIVSNQRTWTDLDSRPELQGLRELDSAVAGSPVGEAANRASLWVRNQFPMRGAAPGRFPWVVSQTWEYSLISTPMVEALNRCREVWTPSVFSAEAVRRSGVRMPVEVVPFGVDTTLFTPEGKRFSLPHDDAFRFLFVGASIYRKGLDVLLAAYARAFRRNEKVLLVVKDVGVGSNYEGHTSGDRVESFAADASNPRVAYLDGRLPSASLASLYRSCDVFVSAYRGEGFCLPALEAMASGLPVVVTSGGATDDFVDESVGWRIPSRPRYVGRSVYGQPTPEDVYLLEPDVTALAELLRECFDRRDEVRRRADAALERVRSGWTWTHTARRVLDRMEALMGLGAAVQR, from the coding sequence ATGCGAATCCTGCACTGGACCGAGCTCTATCGGCCGCACATCGGAGAGGTCGAGCTTCTGACCGAGCACCTCATCGGCGCTCTGCACGCCCGCGGCCACGAGAACGTCGTCGTCACCTCGCACACGTCGGCGCCGCTTCGCGACGAGGAGCAGCGCGGGCCCGCGCGCATCCACCGCTTCCGCTTCCAGCATGCGCTGGTCGCCCACGACGGTGCCGCCGTCGACGATTTGCGGCGCCGCGTCTGCGAACTGCTCTCGGCCATCGCGCCCGACGTGGTGCACGTGCACACGCTTCGCCCGAGCCTGCTCTTCCTCGAAGCGGCCGGCAGCGGCCCCTGGTCCACGATCGTCACCGCCTACGACGCGCAAGCGGCATCGGCCGCGCTGGCTGCGCGCGCGCTGACCCGCGCCGATGCCGTCGCGGCAACCTCGCAAGGCGGCCTTGCCACGTTGCGGCGCCTGGTCCCGACGCTGCCCGACACGGCGATCACGGTTCCCATCGGTCTTCCTGCCTCGACGCGTCGCGTGGCCGCGCGCGAAGCGGGGCCGCTCATCGTCGCGGCCGGACGTCTGGCGCCCGACGAAGGCTTCGAGCTGCTCCTGCGTGCGATGCCGATCGTGCTGCGGGTCTTCCCGCAGGCGCGCCTGCAGATCGCGGGCGACGGCCGAGATCGTGCGCGTCTGACGGCGCTCATCGAGGAGCTGCGCATCGGCCAGGACGTCGAGCTTCTGGGCTGGCAGTCGCAGGCGCGCACCGAAGCCATGCTGGCGCGGGCAACCGTGGTGGTCGTGCCCGCACGCCGCGGCGACGCGCTCGGCCTGACCGCGTTGCAGGCGGCGCAGCTTGGGCGGCCGGTCGTGGCCACCGCCTGCGGCGCGCTGCCGGAGATCGTGCATGACGGGGTCACCGGAGCGATCGTACCCAAGGCGCAAAGCAATCCTCTGGCATGGGCGATCATCGAGCTGCTCGCGCATCCCGACCGCGCGCTGCGAATGGGCGCGGCGGCTGCCGAGCGCGCCGCGCGCGATCTTTCGATGCCCGCAATGGTCAACGCGTACGAGGATCTGTACGCGCACGTCTCGCGCGAGCGCCGCCGGCGCGCCAGCAACGCTCTTTCCCATCGGCCCGTGCTGGTGTGGGAAGGGCCGCTCTCGGGCTACAGCGCGCTCTCCTACAGCAACGCCGCCATCTGCAATGCGCTGTTGCAGATGCAGGCCGTCGATCTGCGCATCGTGTCGAACCAGCGGACCTGGACGGATCTGGACTCGCGTCCCGAGCTGCAGGGCCTGCGGGAGCTGGATTCGGCCGTGGCCGGCAGTCCCGTCGGCGAGGCGGCCAACCGTGCATCACTATGGGTGCGCAACCAGTTCCCGATGCGCGGCGCGGCGCCCGGACGTTTCCCCTGGGTCGTCTCGCAGACCTGGGAGTATTCGCTGATCTCGACCCCGATGGTGGAGGCGCTCAACCGCTGCCGCGAAGTCTGGACGCCCTCCGTGTTCAGTGCCGAGGCCGTGCGGCGCTCGGGCGTACGCATGCCCGTGGAGGTCGTTCCGTTCGGTGTGGATACGACGCTGTTCACGCCCGAGGGCAAGCGCTTTTCGCTGCCGCACGACGATGCTTTCCGCTTCCTGTTCGTCGGCGCATCGATCTATCGAAAGGGTCTGGACGTGCTGCTGGCAGCCTATGCCCGCGCCTTCCGCCGCAACGAGAAGGTGCTGCTCGTGGTCAAGGACGTGGGCGTCGGCTCCAACTATGAGGGGCATACCAGCGGTGACCGCGTCGAGTCGTTCGCGGCCGACGCCTCCAACCCGCGCGTGGCCTATCTGGACGGGCGACTGCCTTCGGCGTCACTGGCGTCGCTGTACCGCTCCTGCGACGTCTTCGTCAGCGCCTACCGCGGCGAAGGCTTCTGCCTGCCGGCGCTGGAGGCGATGGCCAGCGGCTTGCCGGTCGTGGTCACCAGCGGCGGTGCCACCGACGATTTCGTCGATGAGAGCGTGGGATGGCGCATCCCGTCGCGGCCGCGCTACGTGGGCCGCTCCGTCTACGGGCAGCCTACGCCCGAGGACGTCTACCTGCTCGAGCCCGACGTAACCGCGCTCGCCGAGCTCCTGCGCGAATGCTTCGACCGTCGCGATGAAGTGCGCCGGCGTGCAGATGCGGCGCTCGAGCGCGTGCGTAGCGGCTGGACGTGGACGCACACCGCGCGACGCGTGCTGGATCGCATGGAAGCGTTGATGGGTCTCGGGGCCGCCGTGCAGCGCTGA
- a CDS encoding DUF2071 domain-containing protein: MHPALRRTEHRPWPLPSGPWVMRQSWRDLLFAHWRVPASALRPLVPSQLRIQEFNGSSWVGVVPFRMEGVMVRGLPDLPWFSAFPELNVRLYVEHGDKAGVWFVSLDATNVLAVAAARLLFQLPYFVADMEVEERRERVHYRSIRRNVERRIAFQASYWPSSPRFEPEPGTLEHFLTERYCLYSQTASGTLLRAEIHHQPWPLQHAGAEIAENSMAQEQGISGEGDAVFHFSRRQDVVVWPPYPVSDGRAATGLPDPA; this comes from the coding sequence ATGCACCCCGCGCTGCGACGCACCGAGCACCGCCCATGGCCCCTCCCATCGGGACCATGGGTGATGCGCCAGAGCTGGCGCGATCTGCTGTTCGCGCATTGGCGCGTGCCCGCATCCGCCCTGCGACCGCTGGTTCCGTCCCAGCTGCGCATCCAGGAATTCAACGGCAGTTCGTGGGTCGGCGTGGTGCCGTTCCGCATGGAGGGCGTGATGGTGCGCGGCCTGCCCGACCTGCCGTGGTTCTCGGCGTTCCCGGAGCTCAACGTGCGCCTCTACGTCGAGCATGGCGACAAGGCGGGCGTGTGGTTCGTCAGCCTGGATGCCACCAACGTCCTGGCCGTCGCCGCCGCTCGCCTGCTCTTCCAGCTCCCGTACTTCGTCGCCGACATGGAAGTCGAGGAACGACGCGAGCGCGTCCACTACCGCAGCATCCGTCGCAACGTCGAGCGCCGCATCGCCTTCCAGGCCAGCTACTGGCCGAGTTCGCCGCGTTTCGAGCCGGAGCCCGGGACGCTCGAGCATTTTCTGACCGAGCGCTACTGCCTCTACTCGCAAACGGCCAGCGGGACGCTGCTGCGAGCCGAGATCCATCATCAGCCCTGGCCGCTGCAGCACGCCGGCGCCGAGATCGCCGAGAACAGCATGGCGCAGGAGCAGGGAATCTCGGGCGAAGGCGATGCCGTCTTCCACTTCAGCCGCCGCCAGGATGTCGTCGTGTGGCCGCCCTACCCGGTCAGCGATGGACGCGCAGCCACGGGGTTGCCTGATCCTGCCTGA
- a CDS encoding DUF1566 domain-containing protein, with protein MKTRTVLGAWLLVAALASSAMAGEEPMCEPLQPCGDVNDSGTVTAQDALAVLRGSVGGNVDLMCSCGEFICIEGSILKTGQFTCYDPLDNVNPINTIACNGSGQDGQFLAGLEFSFIDNGDGTITDVNTNLMWEKLSDDGTIHDYQDFAYQWAGAYGKINSLNAMDQGAGFAGYNDWRLPNVREMASLVDFSTSSPSISVAFNNDNCAPGCMVENCSCTHSKPYWTSTTSSSSPNQAWTVNYATGGIASSSKTVYNYVRAVRGGR; from the coding sequence ATGAAGACAAGGACAGTGTTGGGGGCATGGCTGCTCGTCGCCGCTCTGGCATCGAGCGCCATGGCCGGCGAAGAGCCGATGTGCGAGCCGCTTCAGCCGTGCGGCGACGTGAACGATTCGGGGACGGTAACGGCGCAGGACGCACTGGCAGTGCTGCGAGGCTCGGTCGGCGGCAATGTCGACCTGATGTGCTCGTGCGGCGAGTTCATCTGCATCGAGGGCTCGATCCTGAAGACCGGGCAGTTCACGTGCTATGACCCGCTCGACAACGTGAATCCGATCAACACGATCGCGTGCAACGGTTCGGGGCAGGACGGCCAGTTCCTCGCGGGGCTCGAGTTCAGTTTTATCGACAACGGCGACGGAACGATCACCGACGTCAACACCAACCTGATGTGGGAGAAGCTGTCGGACGACGGCACCATTCACGACTACCAGGATTTTGCGTACCAGTGGGCGGGTGCCTACGGGAAGATCAACTCGCTGAACGCAATGGACCAGGGCGCGGGCTTCGCCGGCTACAACGACTGGCGGCTGCCGAACGTCCGCGAGATGGCCTCGCTCGTCGACTTCAGCACCTCCAGCCCGTCGATCAGCGTCGCCTTCAACAACGACAACTGCGCGCCGGGCTGCATGGTCGAGAACTGCAGCTGCACGCACTCCAAGCCGTACTGGACCTCGACGACGTCGTCCTCGAGCCCGAACCAGGCCTGGACCGTCAATTACGCGACCGGCGGCATCGCCTCGTCGTCGAAGACCGTCTACAACTACGTGCGCGCCGTCCGCGGCGGGCGCTGA
- the hemG gene encoding protoporphyrinogen oxidase — protein MKPRIVIVGAGIAGLTAAYRADRLARERGLDVEVVLLEGSSRAGGVIESVEEEGCLLELGPDSIITEKPWARALAEEIGLKDRIIGTSNEHRQSFVALGNKLHPIPEGFYMMAPTRLSTFAASRLFSLPGKARMAMDLVLPRRTDASDESLASFVTRRLGREALDRAAQPMVGGIYTADPARLSLRATMPRFVEMERRHRSLILGLSAAMKRSAAAPGSTAGPRYSLFISFDKGLSVLPSRLCELLPQGCVRTGVMVESVERREDGRWIVHTLDTAQERIEADAVCLATPAYASARILESASPELARSLNGIEYASTAIVNLLYRRADIAHPLHGFGFVVPAVERRTLLACTFSSVKYAGRAPEGMVLIRGFVGGALFPEHFEMPDERMLAGIDRDLAELLGVRARPRHARIVRWPRSMPQYNVGHLERVARIEDEAGRLPAFALAGAALHGVGIPDCVRSGEAAAERLVLALARGR, from the coding sequence TTGAAGCCCCGCATCGTCATCGTCGGCGCCGGTATCGCCGGGCTCACTGCGGCCTATCGCGCGGACAGGCTGGCGCGCGAGCGCGGGCTCGACGTCGAGGTCGTGCTCCTCGAGGGGTCGTCGCGCGCCGGCGGCGTCATCGAAAGCGTCGAGGAGGAAGGCTGCCTGCTCGAGCTGGGGCCCGACTCCATCATCACCGAGAAGCCGTGGGCGCGTGCGCTGGCTGAGGAAATCGGGCTGAAGGACCGCATCATCGGCACCAGCAACGAGCACCGGCAGAGCTTCGTCGCGCTCGGCAACAAGCTGCACCCGATCCCGGAAGGCTTCTACATGATGGCGCCGACGCGCCTGTCCACGTTTGCCGCCTCGCGGCTGTTCTCGCTTCCGGGCAAGGCGCGCATGGCAATGGACCTGGTGCTGCCGCGACGCACCGACGCCAGCGACGAGAGCCTGGCCAGCTTCGTCACCCGGCGTCTGGGGCGCGAGGCGCTCGACCGGGCGGCGCAGCCGATGGTCGGCGGCATCTACACCGCCGACCCTGCCAGGCTGTCGCTACGCGCGACGATGCCGCGGTTCGTGGAGATGGAGCGCAGGCATCGCAGCCTCATCCTCGGGCTGAGCGCGGCGATGAAGCGCAGCGCCGCGGCTCCCGGCTCCACCGCTGGGCCGCGCTATTCGCTGTTCATCTCTTTCGACAAGGGTCTGTCGGTTCTTCCTTCGCGTCTTTGCGAGCTGCTGCCGCAGGGCTGCGTGCGCACGGGCGTCATGGTCGAGAGCGTCGAGCGGCGCGAGGATGGCCGCTGGATCGTCCACACGCTCGACACGGCGCAGGAGCGCATCGAGGCGGACGCGGTCTGCCTGGCGACACCCGCGTATGCGAGCGCGCGCATCCTCGAGAGCGCATCGCCGGAGCTGGCGCGGTCGCTGAACGGCATCGAGTACGCCTCCACCGCCATCGTCAATCTCCTCTATCGCCGCGCGGACATCGCCCATCCGCTGCACGGCTTCGGCTTCGTCGTGCCGGCGGTGGAGCGGCGTACGCTGCTGGCGTGCACGTTCAGCAGCGTCAAGTACGCCGGCCGCGCTCCCGAAGGCATGGTGCTGATCCGCGGATTCGTGGGCGGCGCGCTCTTCCCCGAGCACTTCGAGATGCCCGACGAGCGCATGCTTGCCGGGATCGACCGCGACCTCGCCGAGCTGCTCGGCGTGCGCGCGCGGCCGCGGCACGCGCGGATCGTCCGGTGGCCGCGATCGATGCCGCAGTACAACGTCGGACACCTCGAGCGCGTGGCGCGCATCGAGGACGAGGCCGGGCGATTGCCGGCGTTCGCGCTGGCCGGCGCCGCGCTCCACGGCGTCGGCATCCCCGATTGCGTGCGCAGCGGAGAGGCGGCGGCGGAGAGGCTGGTGTTGGCGCTGGCACGCGGCAGATGA